From Bacillus sp. Bos-x628, the proteins below share one genomic window:
- the purL gene encoding phosphoribosylformylglycinamidine synthase subunit PurL yields the protein MSLLLEPSHKQIKEEKLYQQMGLSDEEFALIESIIGRLPNYTETGIFSVMWSEHCSYKNSKPVLSKFPTKGEHVLQGPGEGAGIVDIGDNQAVVFKIESHNHPSAIEPYQGAATGVGGIIRDVFSMGARPIAVLNSLRFGELTSPRVKYLFEEVVAGIAGYGNCIGIPTVGGEVHFDESYEGNPLVNAMCVGLINHEDIKKGQAKGVGNTVMYVGAKTGRDGIHGATFASEEFSDESEEKRSAVQVGDPFMEKLLLEACLEVIKNDALVGIQDMGAAGLTSSSAEMASKAGSGIEMNLDLIPQRETGMTAYEMMLSESQERMLLVIEKGREQEIIDIFKKYDLEAVSVGRVTDDKMLRLIHQGEVVCELPVDALAEEAPVYHKPSSEPAYYREFLETKAEAPKITDAAHTLKQLLQQPTIASKEWVYDQYDYMVRTNTVVAPGSDAGVLRIRGTKKALAMTTDCNARYLYLDPEVGGKIAVAEAARNIVCSGARPLAVTDNLNFGNPEKPEIFWQIEKSADGISEACRTLNTPVIGGNVSLYNESNGKAIYPTPVIGMVGLVEDIAHITTQSFKQAGDVIFVIGETKEEYAGSELQKMTEGRIYGKAPEIDLTVELARQEALLAAIQNGLVQSAHDVSEGGLGVALAESTFGTGGLGADIQIDLSCQASLFSETQSRFVVTVKREHRTAFAEAVKDAKEVGTVTNDGVLSIKNQDGQQWIHAPVHELESAWKGAIPCLLKSEA from the coding sequence ATGTCACTACTGCTTGAACCAAGTCACAAGCAAATTAAAGAAGAGAAATTGTATCAGCAAATGGGATTGAGTGATGAAGAATTTGCTTTAATCGAATCCATTATTGGTAGGCTGCCGAACTACACAGAAACGGGTATCTTTTCCGTTATGTGGTCTGAGCATTGCAGTTATAAAAACTCTAAGCCTGTTTTAAGCAAATTCCCGACAAAAGGAGAACATGTCCTTCAAGGTCCTGGGGAAGGCGCTGGAATTGTTGATATTGGAGACAATCAAGCGGTTGTATTTAAAATCGAATCACATAACCATCCCTCTGCGATTGAACCATATCAAGGAGCAGCAACAGGTGTCGGCGGTATCATCCGAGATGTCTTCTCTATGGGTGCACGTCCAATTGCTGTTTTAAACTCTCTTCGTTTTGGTGAACTGACTTCACCACGCGTGAAGTACTTGTTTGAAGAAGTAGTGGCAGGGATTGCAGGCTATGGAAACTGTATCGGCATCCCAACAGTAGGTGGAGAAGTTCACTTTGATGAAAGTTATGAAGGTAACCCGCTCGTCAATGCAATGTGTGTCGGTTTGATTAACCATGAGGATATTAAAAAAGGGCAAGCCAAAGGCGTCGGCAACACAGTCATGTACGTTGGCGCAAAAACAGGCCGTGACGGCATTCACGGGGCGACATTTGCATCTGAAGAATTTTCTGATGAATCAGAAGAAAAGCGTTCAGCTGTCCAAGTGGGCGATCCTTTCATGGAAAAGCTGTTGCTTGAAGCGTGCCTTGAAGTCATCAAAAACGATGCACTCGTTGGGATTCAAGATATGGGAGCCGCTGGTTTAACAAGCTCAAGTGCAGAAATGGCGAGTAAAGCAGGCTCTGGTATTGAGATGAACCTAGACCTCATCCCGCAACGTGAAACAGGCATGACGGCATACGAAATGATGCTGTCTGAATCACAAGAGAGAATGCTTTTGGTCATTGAAAAAGGTCGTGAACAAGAAATCATTGATATTTTTAAAAAATATGACTTGGAAGCTGTATCAGTTGGTCGTGTGACAGATGATAAAATGCTTCGACTAATTCATCAAGGTGAAGTGGTATGTGAGCTTCCAGTTGATGCTCTTGCAGAAGAAGCGCCAGTTTATCACAAGCCTTCAAGTGAGCCTGCTTACTATCGTGAGTTCTTAGAGACAAAGGCAGAAGCACCTAAGATCACAGATGCAGCTCATACATTAAAACAGCTTCTGCAGCAGCCGACGATTGCAAGCAAAGAATGGGTATACGATCAATACGACTACATGGTTCGTACAAACACAGTGGTTGCGCCGGGTTCTGATGCCGGTGTCCTTAGAATTCGCGGGACGAAAAAAGCGCTTGCGATGACAACAGACTGTAATGCACGTTATCTCTATCTTGATCCAGAGGTAGGCGGTAAAATTGCAGTCGCAGAAGCAGCACGTAACATTGTCTGCTCAGGTGCTCGCCCGCTTGCAGTGACAGATAACCTGAACTTTGGTAACCCGGAGAAACCAGAGATTTTCTGGCAAATCGAAAAATCTGCCGACGGTATTAGTGAAGCGTGCCGCACCCTGAACACACCGGTCATCGGTGGTAACGTGTCATTATATAATGAATCAAATGGAAAAGCGATCTACCCAACACCGGTCATCGGTATGGTTGGTTTGGTTGAAGATATAGCACATATTACAACACAATCCTTTAAGCAGGCTGGCGATGTGATTTTCGTCATTGGTGAGACGAAGGAAGAATATGCAGGCAGTGAGCTTCAAAAGATGACAGAGGGACGCATCTACGGAAAAGCACCGGAAATTGATTTGACAGTAGAGCTTGCACGTCAAGAAGCCCTTCTAGCTGCGATTCAAAATGGACTTGTTCAATCAGCACATGATGTGTCTGAAGGCGGACTTGGTGTTGCACTTGCGGAGAGCACGTTTGGTACGGGCGGTCTTGGAGCCGATATCCAAATCGATTTAAGCTGTCAAGCATCATTATTCAGTGAGACACAATCACGTTTTGTTGTCACAGTGAAACGAGAGCACCGCACTGCATTTGCTGAGGCAGTGAAGGATGCAAAAGAGGTAGGAACGGTCACAAATGATGGAGTACTTTCAATAAAGAATCAGGATGGACAACAATGGATTCATGCGCCTGTTCACGAGCTTGAAAGCGCATGGAAAGGAGCGATCCCATGCTTGCTGAAATCAGAGGCTTAA
- the purC gene encoding phosphoribosylaminoimidazolesuccinocarboxamide synthase: MTVKQALLYEGKAKKIYQTDDEHILYVEYKDTATAFNGEKKAEIEGKGRLNNEISSLIFQRLHEKGINNHFVKRISETEQLIQKVQIIPLEVVVRNVVAGSMSKRLGIPEGTKLETPLIEFYYKDDALGDPLITEDHIRILNAATTEQVEEMKQITRQVNKELTQIFSDCHVNLIDFKLEFGIDHENRILLADEISPDTCRLWDKDTNEKLDKDVFRRNLGGLTNAYEEIFKRLGGHKHV, encoded by the coding sequence ATGACTGTGAAACAAGCACTTCTCTATGAAGGCAAAGCGAAAAAAATCTATCAGACCGATGACGAACATATTTTATATGTCGAATATAAAGATACAGCAACAGCATTTAACGGTGAAAAGAAAGCTGAAATTGAGGGCAAAGGCAGACTAAACAACGAAATTTCCAGTTTGATTTTTCAAAGGCTGCATGAGAAAGGGATTAACAATCACTTTGTGAAACGCATCTCCGAAACGGAGCAGCTCATTCAAAAGGTGCAAATCATCCCGCTTGAGGTTGTTGTAAGGAACGTTGTGGCAGGCAGCATGTCTAAGCGCCTCGGGATTCCAGAGGGAACGAAGCTTGAAACACCACTCATTGAGTTCTACTACAAAGATGATGCACTGGGTGATCCGCTCATTACAGAAGATCATATTCGCATTTTAAACGCAGCGACAACGGAGCAAGTCGAGGAAATGAAACAAATCACAAGACAAGTGAATAAAGAATTAACACAAATCTTTTCAGACTGTCATGTCAACTTAATAGATTTCAAGCTTGAATTTGGAATAGATCACGAGAATCGTATTTTGCTGGCTGATGAGATTTCACCTGATACGTGCAGGCTATGGGACAAAGACACAAATGAAAAGCTTGATAAAGACGTGTTCAGACGAAACTTGGGCGGCTTAACGAATGCATACGAGGAAATTTTCAAAAGACTTGGAGGCCATAAACATGTATAA
- the purN gene encoding phosphoribosylglycinamide formyltransferase, which produces MKKFAIFASGSGTNFQAIIDTLKEEQWQAEVALVICDKPGAKVLERAEKEGIPSFAFRPKSYPNKAAFEKAIIEQLQLHEVEWIFLAGYMRLIGPTLLEAYRGKIVNIHPSLLPAFPGLDAIGQAYQAGVKVAGITVHFVDEGMDTGPIIDQAAIHIEQGEDLETIEKRIHELEHTLYPKVIKSLLELSE; this is translated from the coding sequence ATGAAGAAGTTTGCGATCTTCGCCTCTGGAAGCGGGACGAATTTTCAAGCGATTATAGATACGTTAAAGGAAGAACAATGGCAGGCAGAGGTTGCACTTGTTATTTGTGATAAGCCGGGTGCGAAGGTATTAGAACGAGCAGAGAAAGAGGGCATCCCGTCATTTGCTTTCAGACCGAAGTCCTATCCAAACAAAGCGGCTTTTGAAAAAGCGATCATTGAACAGCTCCAATTGCATGAAGTGGAATGGATTTTCCTAGCGGGTTATATGAGACTCATTGGTCCAACTTTACTTGAAGCGTACCGAGGAAAAATCGTGAATATTCATCCGTCTTTATTACCGGCATTCCCAGGACTTGATGCCATTGGACAGGCGTATCAAGCAGGCGTCAAAGTGGCAGGGATCACTGTCCATTTTGTCGATGAAGGTATGGATACCGGGCCGATTATTGATCAGGCAGCGATTCACATTGAACAAGGAGAAGACCTTGAAACAATTGAAAAAAGAATACATGAACTAGAACATACATTATATCCAAAAGTGATCAAATCACTTTTAGAATTATCTGAATGA
- the purM gene encoding phosphoribosylformylglycinamidine cyclo-ligase, whose protein sequence is MSEAYKNAGVDIEAGYEAVKRMKTHVERTKRAGVMGALGGFGGMFDLSELPYKKPVLVSGTDGVGTKLKLAFMMDQHDTIGIDAVAMCVNDVLAQGAEPLFFLDYLAVGKADPLKIEAIVKGVADGCEQSGSALVGGETAEMPGLYTEDEYDIAGFSVGVVEKDEIVTGDNIKEGHLLIGLSSSGIHSNGYSLVRKILLEDAGLDLHQTYEPFTRPLGEELLEPTKIYVKPVLKQVKAGKVDGMAHVTGGGFIENLPRMMPEGLGVEIDNGSWPVPPIFSFIQEKGQLKAEDMFNVFNMGIGFVLAVKEEHLVDVISGLEKDGEKAFLIGRVQKGEGVKFGGGSLS, encoded by the coding sequence ATGTCAGAAGCATATAAAAACGCCGGTGTTGACATCGAAGCAGGTTACGAAGCGGTCAAACGGATGAAAACACACGTGGAACGTACAAAAAGAGCGGGTGTTATGGGTGCTTTAGGCGGTTTTGGCGGTATGTTTGATTTATCCGAACTGCCATACAAAAAGCCCGTTCTTGTATCGGGGACAGACGGTGTTGGAACGAAATTAAAGCTTGCTTTTATGATGGATCAGCATGATACGATCGGTATAGATGCGGTCGCAATGTGCGTCAACGATGTGTTAGCACAAGGAGCAGAACCGCTGTTTTTCTTAGATTACTTAGCTGTGGGAAAAGCAGATCCTCTAAAAATTGAAGCCATTGTCAAAGGTGTTGCTGACGGCTGTGAGCAGTCAGGTTCAGCACTTGTAGGTGGAGAGACAGCAGAAATGCCGGGTCTATATACGGAAGACGAATATGATATTGCTGGTTTTTCAGTAGGTGTGGTTGAAAAAGATGAAATCGTCACAGGAGACAACATCAAAGAAGGTCATCTGCTGATCGGACTCAGTTCAAGCGGCATTCATAGTAACGGCTACTCACTCGTCCGCAAAATATTGCTGGAAGATGCAGGTCTTGACCTTCATCAAACGTATGAACCTTTTACAAGACCGCTAGGAGAAGAACTGCTTGAACCAACGAAAATTTATGTGAAGCCTGTACTAAAACAAGTGAAAGCCGGCAAGGTCGACGGCATGGCACATGTCACTGGCGGCGGCTTCATTGAAAACTTGCCGCGTATGATGCCAGAAGGTCTTGGCGTTGAGATTGACAACGGCTCATGGCCAGTTCCGCCTATTTTCTCATTCATTCAGGAAAAAGGGCAATTGAAGGCGGAAGACATGTTTAATGTCTTTAATATGGGCATTGGCTTCGTCTTAGCTGTGAAAGAGGAGCATTTAGTGGATGTAATCAGCGGTCTTGAAAAAGACGGAGAGAAAGCATTTCTCATTGGGCGTGTTCAAAAAGGAGAAGGTGTCAAGTTCGGCGGTGGAAGCCTCTCATGA
- the purQ gene encoding phosphoribosylformylglycinamidine synthase subunit PurQ: MKFAVIVLPGSNCDIDMYHAIQDELGEQVEYVWHDETSLDGFDGVLIPGGFSYGDYLRCGAIARFSNIMPAVKKAAEEGKPVLGVCNGFQILQELGILPGAMRRNKGLKFICRPVELIVENNKTQFTSGYQKGESITIPVAHGEGNFYCDEDTLAKLIDRNQIVFTYGEDMNGSVNRIAGVTNEEGNVLGMMPHPERAVDSLLGSADGLKLFQSIVKNWRDTHVTTA, from the coding sequence GTGAAGTTTGCAGTGATTGTTTTGCCTGGCTCTAACTGTGATATCGACATGTACCATGCAATTCAAGATGAGCTAGGTGAACAAGTTGAATATGTATGGCATGACGAAACGAGCCTCGACGGATTTGACGGTGTACTCATACCAGGCGGTTTCTCTTATGGGGATTATTTAAGATGCGGTGCGATTGCCCGTTTCTCAAACATCATGCCAGCTGTGAAAAAAGCCGCAGAGGAAGGAAAACCTGTTCTTGGCGTTTGTAACGGATTTCAAATTCTTCAGGAGTTAGGCATTCTTCCAGGTGCGATGAGACGCAATAAAGGGTTGAAATTTATTTGTCGTCCAGTTGAACTCATTGTAGAGAACAACAAAACGCAATTTACAAGCGGCTATCAAAAAGGTGAATCCATTACGATTCCTGTAGCACATGGTGAAGGCAACTTCTACTGTGATGAAGACACTTTAGCGAAGCTCATTGACCGGAACCAAATCGTCTTCACTTACGGAGAGGATATGAACGGCAGTGTGAATCGAATTGCAGGTGTAACGAATGAAGAGGGCAATGTACTCGGCATGATGCCGCACCCTGAACGCGCGGTTGATTCATTACTAGGCAGTGCAGACGGACTTAAATTGTTTCAATCTATCGTGAAAAATTGGAGGGACACTCATGTCACTACTGCTTGA
- the purH gene encoding bifunctional phosphoribosylaminoimidazolecarboxamide formyltransferase/IMP cyclohydrolase: protein MTIKRALISVSDKTNIVPFVKELTELGVEVISTGGTHKLLQENGIDVIGISEVTGFPEIMDGRLKTLHPNIHGGLLAVRGNDDHMAQIEKHGIQPIDLVVVNLYPFKETISKEDVTYEEAIENIDIGGPGMLRAASKNHQDVTVIVDPSDYDSVIQQLKEGGVSLEKKRELAAKVFRHTAAYDALIADYLTTYVGETEPEQFTVTFEKKQSLRYGENPHQAATFYQHALPSKGSLATAVQLHGKELSYNNIKDADAALQIVREFTEPAAVAVKHMNPCGVGTGETIAEAFDRAFKADETSIFGGIVALNREVDKQTAEVLHTIFLEIIIAPSFSQEALDVLTAKKNLRLLTLDVQADLQKKEKQLTSVHGGLLIQEIDTYGLEEATISIPTKREPTEDEWKDLKLAWKVVKHVKSNAIVLAKDQMTVGIGAGQMNRVGSAKIAIEQAGEKAKGSALGSDAFFPMGDTVEAAAKAGVTAIIQPGGSIRDEESIQKADEYGIAMVFTGVRHFKH, encoded by the coding sequence ATGACGATCAAACGCGCATTAATCAGTGTTTCTGATAAAACGAATATTGTTCCTTTTGTGAAAGAATTAACTGAACTTGGCGTTGAAGTGATTTCAACTGGAGGTACACATAAGCTTCTTCAAGAAAACGGCATTGATGTGATTGGTATATCTGAGGTAACAGGATTTCCAGAGATCATGGACGGACGACTCAAGACCCTTCATCCAAACATTCACGGTGGTCTTTTAGCAGTAAGAGGAAACGATGACCATATGGCACAAATCGAAAAGCATGGCATTCAGCCGATTGATCTTGTCGTGGTGAACCTGTATCCATTCAAAGAAACCATTTCAAAAGAAGATGTGACATATGAAGAAGCCATTGAAAACATTGATATTGGCGGACCGGGCATGCTTCGTGCTGCATCTAAAAATCATCAAGACGTTACGGTCATCGTCGATCCGAGTGATTATGATTCAGTGATTCAGCAATTAAAAGAAGGCGGCGTTTCGTTAGAGAAAAAACGTGAGCTGGCAGCAAAAGTATTCCGTCATACAGCAGCATATGATGCCCTAATTGCTGATTATCTCACGACTTATGTTGGCGAAACGGAGCCAGAACAGTTCACGGTCACTTTTGAGAAAAAACAATCCTTGCGTTATGGAGAAAACCCGCATCAAGCAGCGACATTCTATCAACATGCGCTCCCAAGCAAAGGGTCTTTAGCAACGGCTGTACAATTACATGGGAAAGAACTTTCCTATAACAATATCAAAGATGCAGATGCTGCACTCCAAATTGTACGAGAATTTACCGAACCTGCAGCGGTAGCAGTAAAGCATATGAATCCATGTGGAGTTGGTACAGGAGAGACGATTGCAGAAGCATTTGACCGTGCATTCAAAGCAGATGAAACGTCTATCTTTGGCGGCATTGTCGCTCTAAACCGTGAAGTAGATAAACAAACGGCTGAAGTTCTTCATACGATTTTCTTAGAAATCATCATTGCACCATCGTTTAGCCAAGAAGCGCTTGATGTGTTAACAGCGAAAAAGAATCTTCGTCTATTAACACTAGATGTTCAAGCTGATCTTCAGAAGAAAGAAAAGCAGCTAACGAGTGTACATGGCGGACTGCTCATTCAAGAGATCGACACATACGGCTTAGAGGAAGCTACCATCTCCATTCCAACGAAAAGAGAACCAACTGAAGATGAATGGAAAGACTTAAAGCTAGCTTGGAAAGTCGTGAAACACGTGAAATCAAATGCAATTGTGCTTGCAAAGGATCAAATGACAGTAGGAATTGGCGCTGGTCAAATGAATCGTGTAGGTTCTGCTAAAATAGCGATTGAGCAGGCGGGAGAAAAAGCGAAAGGAAGTGCGCTAGGCTCTGATGCTTTCTTCCCAATGGGCGATACGGTGGAAGCTGCTGCAAAGGCAGGCGTGACAGCGATTATACAACCGGGTGGATCGATTCGTGATGAAGAATCGATTCAAAAGGCAGATGAATACGGCATCGCCATGGTTTTCACTGGCGTGAGACATTTCAAACATTAA
- the purF gene encoding amidophosphoribosyltransferase → MLAEIRGLNEECGVFGIWGHAEAPQITYYGLHSLQHRGQEGAGIIATDGEKLSSHKGLGLITEVFQNGELKQLKGRGAIGHVRYATAGGGGFENVQPLFFRSQNNGSLALAHNGNLVNATQLKQQLENQGSIFQTSSDTEVLAHLIKRSGYVNLKDQIKNALSMLKGAYAFLIMTETEMIVALDPNGLRPLSIGMLGDAYVIASETCAFDVVGATYLRDVEPGEMLIINDEGLKSERFSMNINRSMCSMEYIYFSRPDSNINEINVHSARKNLGKKLAEEAHVEADVVTGVPDSSISAAIGYAEATGIPYELGLIKNRYVGRTFIQPSQSLREQGVRMKLSAVRGVVEGKRVVMVDDSIVRGTTSRRIVTMLREAGATEVHVRISSPPIAHPCFYGIDTSTHEELIASSHSVEEIRQEIGADSIAFLSVEGLMNGIGRKYDDPQRGQCLACFTGKYPTEIYEDTVLPHVKETVLTK, encoded by the coding sequence ATGCTTGCTGAAATCAGAGGCTTAAACGAAGAGTGTGGTGTCTTTGGAATTTGGGGGCATGCCGAAGCTCCTCAAATCACTTACTACGGATTGCATAGCCTTCAGCACCGAGGGCAAGAAGGTGCGGGAATTATTGCAACAGATGGTGAAAAACTTTCGTCACACAAAGGTCTTGGACTGATTACGGAAGTATTTCAAAATGGTGAACTGAAGCAGTTAAAAGGAAGAGGCGCGATCGGGCATGTTCGTTATGCAACAGCAGGCGGAGGCGGCTTTGAGAATGTGCAGCCCCTCTTCTTCCGCTCGCAAAATAACGGAAGTCTTGCACTTGCTCATAACGGCAATTTGGTCAATGCCACACAGTTAAAACAGCAGCTTGAAAACCAAGGGAGTATCTTCCAAACATCCTCTGATACAGAGGTGCTCGCCCACTTAATTAAGCGAAGCGGATATGTGAATTTAAAAGATCAGATTAAAAATGCCCTTTCCATGCTTAAAGGAGCATATGCTTTCTTAATTATGACGGAAACTGAAATGATTGTTGCGCTCGATCCGAACGGCTTACGTCCACTTTCGATTGGCATGCTTGGAGACGCTTATGTTATCGCTTCTGAAACATGTGCTTTTGATGTCGTCGGTGCAACGTACTTAAGAGATGTTGAGCCTGGTGAAATGCTGATCATTAATGACGAAGGACTGAAATCTGAACGCTTCTCAATGAACATTAATCGCAGTATGTGTAGCATGGAATACATTTATTTCTCAAGACCAGACAGCAATATCAATGAAATCAATGTGCATAGTGCAAGAAAGAATCTCGGTAAGAAGCTTGCAGAGGAAGCACATGTTGAAGCAGATGTTGTCACAGGTGTACCTGATTCTAGTATTTCCGCAGCGATTGGTTATGCAGAAGCAACAGGCATTCCATATGAGCTTGGTTTAATCAAAAATCGTTATGTTGGCCGGACATTTATTCAGCCATCTCAATCATTACGTGAGCAGGGCGTACGTATGAAACTTTCTGCTGTACGTGGTGTTGTCGAAGGGAAGCGAGTCGTGATGGTGGATGATTCGATCGTTCGCGGTACAACAAGCCGCCGAATTGTTACCATGCTAAGAGAAGCTGGTGCAACAGAAGTGCATGTTCGCATTAGTTCACCGCCAATCGCACATCCGTGTTTTTATGGAATTGATACATCGACACACGAAGAGCTGATTGCTTCTTCTCACTCAGTAGAAGAAATTAGACAGGAAATCGGCGCAGATTCCATTGCTTTTTTATCTGTAGAAGGGTTAATGAACGGGATTGGCAGAAAGTATGATGATCCGCAGCGTGGTCAATGTTTGGCATGTTTTACTGGAAAATATCCGACTGAAATTTATGAAGACACTGTCCTTCCGCATGTGAAGGAAACAGTACTGACGAAATAA
- the ablB gene encoding putative beta-lysine N-acetyltransferase gives MMQLKKFANERFSALICIDPFNQRVRLDDYSGRVRDVIQSVLQEAAGCGASKVIVKVRREHMPFFLEKGFRLEGVFSHYFLGSDAYGMSLFLTEERMRSPYWLKEDEIVASIQEKPIKSDPEKWQDDYVMRKANISDTQMLAKLYDTVFETYPTPMNKPDYIQKVMEEGTIFYVVEHDGQIVSAASAEINATYGHAELTDCATLPSYRKLGFMHHLILALEKELQSIYIYVFYSLARALSYGMNQVFYQLGYTYTGRFQNNCYIFDKIEDMNLWVKTPNKS, from the coding sequence ATGATGCAATTGAAGAAATTTGCGAACGAGCGCTTTTCTGCTTTAATCTGTATCGACCCATTTAATCAAAGGGTTCGATTAGATGATTATAGCGGCAGGGTGCGGGATGTCATTCAGTCTGTTCTTCAGGAGGCCGCTGGTTGTGGGGCTTCTAAGGTGATTGTGAAAGTAAGGCGAGAGCATATGCCTTTTTTCTTAGAAAAAGGCTTTCGGCTTGAAGGGGTGTTTTCTCATTACTTTCTTGGAAGTGATGCATACGGGATGTCTCTCTTTTTAACGGAGGAGCGAATGAGATCCCCGTATTGGCTCAAAGAAGATGAGATCGTGGCATCCATTCAAGAAAAGCCGATCAAAAGCGATCCAGAGAAATGGCAGGATGATTATGTTATGAGGAAAGCAAATATAAGTGATACTCAAATGCTTGCTAAGCTCTATGATACCGTCTTCGAAACATATCCCACGCCCATGAACAAGCCGGATTATATCCAAAAGGTGATGGAGGAAGGGACCATTTTTTATGTTGTTGAACATGACGGGCAAATTGTGAGTGCGGCATCTGCTGAAATCAATGCAACGTATGGACATGCTGAATTGACAGATTGTGCGACTCTTCCGTCTTATCGGAAACTAGGATTCATGCATCATTTGATTCTTGCACTGGAAAAAGAGCTTCAATCTATATATATTTATGTCTTTTATTCGCTTGCGCGTGCGCTATCCTATGGAATGAATCAAGTGTTTTATCAGCTTGGCTATACGTATACAGGGCGTTTTCAAAATAACTGCTACATTTTTGACAAAATAGAAGATATGAATCTATGGGTGAAAACGCCAAACAAATCATGA
- the purS gene encoding phosphoribosylformylglycinamidine synthase subunit PurS: protein MYKVKIFVSLKESVLDPQGSAVQHALHSMSYQEVKDVRIGKYMELVIEKSDRDLDTVVNEMCEKLLANTVIEDYRYEVEEVVAQ, encoded by the coding sequence ATGTATAAAGTGAAAATTTTTGTCAGCTTAAAAGAGAGCGTTCTTGATCCACAAGGAAGTGCAGTGCAGCATGCCTTGCACAGTATGTCTTATCAAGAAGTAAAAGATGTTCGTATCGGGAAATACATGGAGCTTGTCATTGAAAAATCAGATCGTGATTTAGACACAGTTGTCAATGAAATGTGTGAAAAATTACTTGCCAATACGGTCATTGAAGATTACCGCTATGAGGTGGAGGAGGTTGTCGCACAGTGA
- the purD gene encoding phosphoribosylamine--glycine ligase, with the protein MNVLIIGRGGREHTIAWKVNQSELVSQVFVAPGNDGMTSVASLVPIDEGDHEALIRFAKENDIGLTVIGPEVPLIAGIVDAFEQSGLKVFGPNAKAAVIEGSKEFAKDLMKNYDIPTAAYATFTSFEKAKAYVEEKGAPIVIKADGLAAGKGVTVAMTLEEAIDCLHDFLEDEKFGDASASVVIEEFLTGEEFSLMAFVNGENVYPMVIAQDHKRAFEDDKGPNTGGMGAYSPVPHISDEIVKQAVEEIVKPAARAMVQEERPFTGILYAGLMLTPEGSKVIEFNARFGDPETQVVLPRLESDLVQVFLDILDGKNVDLQWKDTAAVSVVLASEGYPEDYEKGMPIGALQTTVSDVVIFHAGTKKENDQFVTNGGRVANVTAFDDTFEAARSRVYEAVEEIIQPGLFYRRDIGARALKAVKK; encoded by the coding sequence GTGAACGTATTAATTATCGGCAGAGGCGGAAGAGAGCATACGATCGCATGGAAAGTAAATCAAAGTGAGCTTGTCAGCCAAGTATTTGTCGCACCTGGCAATGATGGAATGACAAGCGTCGCAAGTCTTGTACCGATCGACGAAGGCGATCATGAGGCGTTAATTCGCTTTGCAAAAGAAAATGATATCGGTTTAACCGTCATTGGTCCGGAGGTTCCTTTAATTGCAGGCATTGTGGATGCATTCGAACAATCAGGTCTAAAAGTATTTGGACCTAATGCAAAAGCTGCAGTCATTGAAGGTTCAAAGGAATTTGCCAAGGATTTAATGAAAAATTATGATATTCCAACAGCCGCTTATGCGACCTTTACTTCATTTGAAAAGGCGAAGGCATATGTTGAGGAAAAAGGCGCGCCGATTGTCATTAAAGCAGACGGTCTTGCAGCAGGAAAAGGCGTGACAGTCGCAATGACACTCGAAGAAGCAATCGATTGCCTGCATGATTTTTTAGAGGATGAAAAGTTTGGCGATGCCAGTGCATCCGTTGTGATTGAAGAATTTTTGACAGGTGAAGAATTTTCATTAATGGCCTTTGTCAATGGAGAAAATGTGTATCCAATGGTCATCGCACAAGATCATAAACGTGCTTTTGAAGATGATAAAGGACCAAACACAGGCGGCATGGGGGCATATTCTCCTGTTCCACACATTTCAGATGAGATTGTGAAACAAGCCGTTGAAGAGATTGTAAAGCCAGCGGCTCGTGCAATGGTGCAGGAAGAACGCCCTTTTACAGGGATTTTATATGCGGGCTTAATGCTCACACCAGAAGGTTCAAAGGTCATTGAATTTAATGCACGCTTTGGCGACCCTGAAACACAGGTCGTACTGCCTCGTCTTGAATCGGATCTTGTTCAAGTATTCCTCGACATTCTAGATGGAAAAAATGTGGACTTACAGTGGAAAGACACCGCCGCTGTCAGTGTCGTTCTTGCATCAGAGGGTTACCCAGAGGACTACGAAAAAGGAATGCCGATCGGTGCATTGCAAACCACTGTTTCAGATGTGGTCATATTCCATGCAGGAACGAAGAAAGAAAACGATCAATTCGTGACAAATGGCGGTCGTGTAGCAAATGTAACAGCATTTGATGATACGTTTGAAGCAGCAAGATCAAGAGTATATGAAGCCGTTGAAGAAATCATTCAACCTGGTCTTTTCTATCGCCGTGACATTGGCGCCCGTGCGCTGAAGGCAGTAAAGAAATAA